The window CATTGATTTTTCCATCTTCTGATTgctttggtaatttttattttttccataataattatggatatttctattttttttaatataatttattgtcaaactggtttccattcaacaccctgtactcatcccaaaaagtgccctcctccctgtccatcacccactttcccctccccccaccccccatctacccttagtttgttctcagtctttaagagtctcttatggtctgcctccctccctctctgtaactttttttttcccttttccctcccccatggtcttctgttaagtttctcaagatccacatctgagtgaaaatatatggtattggTGTTTCTCTTGGATATTTCTACTTAAGCCATGCCCTGACACATACCCATGAAAattttgagataataaatgtgtgttgctttAAGCTGCCAAcattgtggcaatttgttatgcagcaacagaaaacGAATAAACCCTATTAGTGGTCATCCTTCCAAGTAGAAGGTGTTGATTCTAGTTCACAGTTGTTCCCAAATCCTCACAACCACCTATATCATACCTCCTTAGAGATATCAGCACTAGCCAAGCTAAACCCCACTCTTAAGACAGTCTGAATCCCAGATACATGGAAATTTCCTCTGTGTTCCTGTGGCATCTGTACCAGATTTTAAGTATTAATTATTGCAATACATGTCTAGATTTAGAGCTGTAAGTTCTGTAATTTTTCCCACCTCCCACATGTTTTGCTGTGTAGGATACTCAGTGTCCTTTATGTTCaaagaaattctattttgtcAGTATTTCACCCTTAGCCAAATGTTGGTTTAAACATGCAtcgtatcaagagtcagatgttcctAAAAtccactattattttttaatcacccAGATAATGTGGGCAATAATATTATCAGCAATGTTTCATGctgatataaattttaggattcaACATAAGAGGTTGAATTAAAggcattatttattatatttttatggttcttttcttCAGGATGGATGCATCTTGCGACCAAAGAGGAATGATGATGACTTCACTATATTCACTAGAGGTTTAAGATTTTTCTCCAATATTAAACTTAGGCAAATATACACCATAGTAgagttttttcataaataataaaatagccaaaggaaaaaataattttgacaatGGATTATATTTACTGAGTATGTTACAGccttaattataaatatttgtgtaaattaactcatttgatccttacCAAACCCAAGTATGCTAGTGAATATAGCCATGCCCACTTTACATAAAGTATactaatacatataaatatgtttttaatataaatacattgaaatggaaataattaaaaaaaatcaaaatgtccCCACATTACATTTGGGCAAAATCATTAGGAAAAACTCTGCAAGGATAAGTAacatggaggggaagagagaaaaatagcatAGCATAGTATGGTCAAAAGGGAAGCCAGCTTACTCTGtcatgttaggggcacctgggtggctcagttggttaagtgtccgacttcagctcaggtcatgatctcacactccgtgagttcgagccccatgttgggctctgggctgacagttcagagcctggagcctgcttcagattctgtgtctccctctctctctctctgctcctcccccacttgcactatctctctcattcttaaaaataaacattaaaaaaattaaaatatgtacatgttAAAAGGTATGCATGGATTATTTCAACAATGAAAAGCAGACAAGCAAATACAATGTGCCAAGTAGGATGCTACATGTGACATTCCTTATAAACACAAAAAGTGGAGTTAATCACAGTATTTAGCCATAGGTGTTTGGTAAAAATGATGGTACAGTCATATATATTAACATTATTAATACACTTAATcacatggaatgttctgtatgaCATATCTTGTCATTAAAAAGGCAATTTATGAGACAATTTGAGTAATGTGattacatttgcttttaaaaatttatgaaaagatCTGTTCCAACAATGTGACAGTAGCTATAGTCTCTTGGGAGGATGAAAGGTAAATTTATTGGCTTCtttgtagaattaaaaaatttagaaaaaattatcacaacaaaatatcacttttataaaataaaaatattaatttatatatacaaataatgatatcattttatcaatattaaaatatatatcttaaagtgatgatattttaaataaaatggtacaGATGTAAAGATATGCAGGtaaaaatttcttctaaaaagaTCAATTGAAGAGTTCCCAAATTGGATGTTGGGGTATAAAAAGACTGTCATTAAATACAAGCTTAtaacactaaaaatataaaatatcatgaAACTGTGCATAAATAGCATCAAGAAATAGGTACTGAATAAGTTGCACTGGAATAAGAATTTTGGTGATggagtgcctgggttgctcagtcagttaagcatctgactttggctcaggtcatgatctcgcagttcatgagttcaagctctgctttggattctgtgctgacagctcagagcctggagcctgcttcagattccatctctctctgtctctctctgcccctcccccactcgcactctatctctctctctcaaaaataaataaacattttaaaaattaaaaaaaaagaattttgatgagaacaaaataaattcaaatttttaatgtaCAACTTACAATAATATAGTATTTTAGCTATGCATAAACTAAACAAATTACAGctatataaaaaacaaagttgatttaacgtattttaaaatatgaaaaaatacaacaaaaaagattttttaccTTCTCCACTCAAgattagaaagttttaaaaattggggcacctgggtgggtcagttggttaagtgtccaacttcagctcagttcatgatctcacagttcataggtttaagccccacatcaagctgtgctgacagctcagagcctggagcctgcttcggattctgtgtccctctctctctcttgcccctcccctgctcatgttctgtctctgtccctctctatcaaaaataaacaaacattaaaaaaaattaaaacaaacaacaaagtttttaaaacttagaaaggAATGAGTTGTTGATAGAGGCCTTccaatattcattttattcttatggTAGTTAAACTGTGAAACACATAAGTCATTCtcatatcaattatatttctacattttctcaCCAATAAATTCTTAGGATTTCTCCTATTATGTTTCTAGGGTTTATCTTCCATGCCATGTTACCTAAAAGATATGCTTAAATACAAAGCTTCCTTTATACTATTTCTTACTATTATGAACTTTTTGATGGCGATTAAGATTTGAACCTCTTGCAAAAGCCTTCCCACATTTCTTACACTCatagggtttctcaccagtatgaatcCTTTGATGCAGAATAAGGTCTGAAGAACGAAGAAAAGCTTTCCCACATTTGTTACAAGTATATGGTTTATCACCAGTATGGATTCGCTGATGCCGGGCCAGGTATGTTGCACAAGTAAAAaccttcccacattcattacattcccAGGCTCTCTCACCTGTGTGAATTTTCTGATGTTGTATAAGTATTGAGTCTCTACTCAAGATCtttccacattctttacattcatatAGTTTCTCATCAGCATGAATTAACTTGTGTCGAGAAAGTTCTGATGAACGACGAAAGGCCcttccacattccttacatttgtagggtttctcaccagtatgaatcCTCTGATGTTGAGTAAGATCTGAAGACTGAcgaaaggcttttccacattcctGACATAAATATGGTTTCTCACCTGAGTGAATTCTCTGATGTGCTGTAAGTATTGAGCCAGTACTAAAAGCTcttccacattccttacatttgtAGGGTTTCTCACCGGTATGAATCCTCTGATGCCGAATAAAGGCCGAAACATTACTAAATGCCCTAACACAATActtacatttgtaaggtttctcaccagtatgaattctTTGGTGTTGAGTAAGGTATGAGGAATGAcgaaaggcttttccacattctttacattcattGGGTTTCTCACCTGTGTGAATCCTTTGATGTACTCTAAATATTGAACTTGTACTAAAAGCCTTTCCACATTCATTACACTCATAGGGTTTTTCaccagtgtgaattctctgatggcGAATAAAGGCTGTAGCATTATTAAATTGTCTAACACAGTACTTACATTGAAAGGGTTCCTCACTTGTATGAATGCTATGATGTAGAAAAAACTGTGAAGCATTAGTAAAGGCCTTCCCACTTTCTTTAAATTCATTAGATTTCTCCTTAGTAAAAATTATCTGATGTTGTATTAAGTGTGGGCCCCTATTCAAAGACTTCATACATTCCTCACATTCATAGGATCTCACACCAATATGCACTGTATGATGTGAACTAAGTTTTGAAGTTCTACCAAGGGCCCTCCCATATTCCTTATAGTCATAAAATTTCTTGGCTGTATGACTTTCTTGATGTGTAGTAAGTTTTGAGTCCTGTTCATAGGCATTCTTATATTTTTTGCATTCATAAGATTTCTCTTTGGTATTAAATGTTTGatgtagagagagagatgtaTGCTGAATGAAAGGGGACATGTCTTCAGAGGTACACGAGACTTGGCCAAAATGTTTTTCCTGAGATCCTTGTTTAAGTCCATGCTTAGTAAATCCTTCCATTATAACCCATTgagatgaatttattttatagttatccTTTTTCAGAGATAATTTCTTGCTCTCACACCTAGATTTATATTCTGAAAGAAACCACAAATAAGACATTCactttttttggtggtggtggggatagACACAAAACTTAGAAAAGGCAGAATTACATTGACATTAatctataaatgtaaatgtaaattatagTTCTTATATGGTGGTACAATTTGAGAGATAAAGTATAGAAATTGAAAAGTGATAGAGGAAGGCATGGGGGAAAGGGATCAGAAAAAGATTAAGTCAATGATTCTTAAAGTTTGGAATAAGTTCAAAGTATACTTCGGCAAAAATCCAAAAGTCTGATAACCTAGTCTAGGTTATTTAATAGGCAAGTAACTTCTCTCACACATTCAGTGTAGCAAATATCATAGGAGGATATTTGCCAGTTTCTAGCAAAAATTATATAAGTATTTATCCTTTGAGCAATCCCAGTTCTAGGAACCCAAACATAATTTTAGGAAAGAATCTGAAGAGATTTATGCAGAAAGTTATCCACCACAGAACTATTTGTAAGAGCAACTGACTATAACCAATACAAATATCCACCAACTTGATACTACTTGAACTCACTGTAGTGTATGCACACGGTAGAGTTCTATGTAATTGtataaagaaataagaagtatCTATATATTCCTATTGAATGATCTCCATcacttttttaagttaaagaacAAGGTGGAGTAAACTGTATCTAGGGTATGCTGCTACCATTTATGTAAGAAAGAGGATATATAAAGATATGTGCATAGATGCTCacattaaacaaaacagagaagggaTAAATCATGAAGTTTATACAAGATATACTATGGTgggggaataaaaaaaatgggaggggtaatttcaaatatataacacaaatgTAATAGAAATTGATATTAGGTGAGGAATatgctatttttgcaactttttggtatatacaaaattattccaaaacttaaaaaaaaaagaaaaaagaagccatgcccataaaaatcatgaaaaaatatgtaCTACTTCTATTGAACACTTTCTGGAAGATGTAGGAATAGTGATGAGACTAGAAAGGAGTATCAGTTACAAgcataggaaaacaaaaaacaaaactgaaaatatttgcaaattttgtGACTGTCTGCATGGAAACTCTACTAACTACTGGAactattatttctaataattaatgagttatggcaaaaataaacatataacacCAAGAAAGATAAGTcagttttatatatctttttttttttgccactgtcTATATGGAATGATTTTCACAACTTGTTAACAATTATTGAAAGAAAACCAGGACAGTAAAAAAAGAGTGCAGAGAATAATATCCCATGTAAAAGCAAGAAGGAGAATTAAGAATATAAATGTGAATGtgctttatttctgaaaaaaataaatgcagaaaggaTTAATCAGACTACCCtaacccccaccctcacccccaaaaACTTTTTACCTAGATTGAGAGGGGCAAtgaatgagaggcagagagagaggaaaaagagcagagagagaggggaagagaaccccaagcaggctccacactgtcagcatggagcctgatgcggggctcaaattcataaactgtgagatcacgacatgagccgaaatcaagagtcagatgcttaaccaactgagccacccaggcgcccctaagcatatttttatattgactttTGAAGcatgtaaatgttttatatattccaagtataagtttaaaaaaaacctaaactcaACAATTAAAATAAACTGCATATTAAGCTGAAAATGcacaaaaaagaattaatctAGCAATTTTTCAAACTGTACTCTGATTAGAAATCCTTAGTGTAACATATTCTaagggaaaacaggaaaagaaacaaagtataaTAAATCATGAATATGGCTTCAGGTAGGTTTTCCTGTCAGTAGTTGTATGATATTCTAATTTTGAAACCGTTCTGTAGTATTGGGACAGAGTCCCAAGTCTTGGGACAGAAGACTTGAGTAACTATACTCATGTTGGAGGAAATAGGGTTTTTTCACTGTTCAAGAAAAAGTTACAAAACTGAAATGCAGAAATGTGAGACAGAATCTCACCTTTGGACTTCAGTTAAAGTTATTAGCATTCAATTATGAAAGATagtttcctggggcacctgggtggctcagttaaacatctgacttcagctcagttcatgatctcgtagttcacgagctcaggccccgtgtcgggctctgtgctgacagcttagagcctggagcctgttttggattctgtgtctctctctctctgccccttccccgttcatactctctctctctctgtctctctctctctctctcaaaaataaataaaacattaaatttttttttaaatcaatcataaaaatatgggaaaaatctatttacaaaagaaagtatAGAAGAATGGAAGTttcaattagaaattaaaattggaAGAATCTGGAAGACAATCTCATTATGCAAGTATATctctattattatatattaatattatatctaAAGTTTATTAAGAAAGGAAGGCATATGATATAGTGTTTTAGAGGAAATCCATGAtgaatttgtatatatgtgtatgagtttgtgtgtgtatataatataaatgca is drawn from Felis catus isolate Fca126 chromosome E2, F.catus_Fca126_mat1.0, whole genome shotgun sequence and contains these coding sequences:
- the LOC123382170 gene encoding zinc finger protein 345-like; this encodes MEGFTKHGLKQGSQEKHFGQVSCTSEDMSPFIQHTSLSLHQTFNTKEKSYECKKYKNAYEQDSKLTTHQESHTAKKFYDYKEYGRALGRTSKLSSHHTVHIGVRSYECEECMKSLNRGPHLIQHQIIFTKEKSNEFKESGKAFTNASQFFLHHSIHTSEEPFQCKYCVRQFNNATAFIRHQRIHTGEKPYECNECGKAFSTSSIFRVHQRIHTGEKPNECKECGKAFRHSSYLTQHQRIHTGEKPYKCKYCVRAFSNVSAFIRHQRIHTGEKPYKCKECGRAFSTGSILTAHQRIHSGEKPYLCQECGKAFRQSSDLTQHQRIHTGEKPYKCKECGRAFRRSSELSRHKLIHADEKLYECKECGKILSRDSILIQHQKIHTGERAWECNECGKVFTCATYLARHQRIHTGDKPYTCNKCGKAFLRSSDLILHQRIHTGEKPYECKKCGKAFARGSNLNRHQKVHNSKK